In one Robbsia betulipollinis genomic region, the following are encoded:
- a CDS encoding glycosyltransferase family 4 protein: MSLLEVCKRIRHFCNVVLFSDGPFRQILQDANVDVTVSSPRGFSNLHKQGGRTLPAGALRGVVKLAWEVIRLARSHRLIYANTQKAMVIGALAGAFSHRPVVWHLRDIVSPDHFDPNKLRVIKWLSKSMITHVIANSQASAKALQDLAGLPPDRISVIYNGIDAGPFDAAAKIPVAVLRRRYGLPTEAFLVGAFSRLAKWKGQHVLLEAIANKPGVHAVLVGAALFGEDEYEAQLREQVKTLGIEDRVHFLGFQSDIPGLMRAMDIVAHTSIASEPFGRVIVEAMLARRPIIATAAGGALEIITDQVDGSFVEPGNVRDLSSKIDMLRENLDMVAELVVRAYATACANFNPDVYCQAVVKQLESVGGFNLATNCVDSMAMSRA; the protein is encoded by the coding sequence TTGTCCCTGCTTGAAGTCTGCAAGCGGATTCGCCACTTTTGCAATGTGGTCCTGTTTTCCGACGGTCCCTTCCGCCAGATCCTGCAGGATGCCAACGTCGATGTGACCGTGTCGAGCCCGCGCGGCTTTTCCAACCTGCACAAGCAAGGCGGCCGCACGCTGCCTGCCGGGGCCCTGCGCGGCGTCGTGAAACTCGCCTGGGAAGTCATCCGCCTGGCACGTTCGCATCGCCTGATCTATGCCAATACCCAGAAGGCGATGGTGATCGGCGCACTTGCCGGCGCGTTCTCCCATCGGCCCGTCGTGTGGCACTTGCGCGATATCGTCTCGCCCGATCACTTCGACCCCAACAAGCTGCGGGTCATCAAATGGCTGTCGAAATCGATGATCACGCATGTCATCGCGAATTCACAGGCTTCCGCCAAGGCACTCCAGGATCTGGCAGGATTGCCGCCGGATCGCATCAGCGTCATTTACAACGGGATCGATGCCGGCCCGTTCGATGCGGCGGCCAAAATACCGGTCGCCGTCTTGCGCCGGCGCTATGGCCTGCCGACCGAGGCTTTTCTGGTCGGTGCCTTCAGTCGTCTCGCAAAGTGGAAAGGGCAGCATGTTCTGCTGGAAGCAATCGCTAACAAACCTGGCGTCCATGCCGTCCTGGTTGGCGCCGCGCTTTTCGGTGAAGACGAATACGAAGCGCAGTTAAGAGAACAGGTCAAAACACTCGGCATCGAGGATCGGGTGCATTTCCTGGGTTTCCAAAGCGATATACCAGGCCTGATGCGCGCGATGGATATCGTGGCGCACACGTCCATCGCTTCCGAACCGTTTGGTCGCGTGATCGTCGAAGCCATGCTTGCCCGGCGGCCCATCATCGCCACCGCGGCGGGCGGCGCCCTGGAAATCATCACCGACCAGGTGGACGGATCATTCGTCGAGCCCGGCAACGTGCGCGATCTGTCGAGCAAGATCGATATGCTCCGGGAAAATCTCGACATGGTGGCGGAGCTTGTGGTACGTGCCTATGCGACGGCATGCGCGAACTTCAACCCGGACGTTTACTGCCAGGCGGTCGTCAAGCAGCTGGAAAGTGTCGGCGGGTTCAATCTGGCGACAAACTGCGTCGACTCGATGGCGATGTCTCGCGCGTGA
- a CDS encoding glycosyltransferase family 4 protein, which translates to MLHQADETGEAERGMFDLCTHANFDWSAALFAKASCKARFESPGKSVEIVASHGFDTLRDGAVFRGVLNFAPKARGVVQHLTKAAQAADVVLMSGHSALAMAAGGLAGALAGRPVVWYVQDIIDEKQVSKWELQVLRVVSKWMVSGVICHSHAAKKSFVSLVGARSSHIEVIHPGVTTAAFDSAMSCSKAHARSMFGLPEEAYLIGCFDRLSPRKGQHVVLEALARDADTHVLMTGETVPGAEQYAAELKLKIRELGLTHRVHFVGRQADVPVLMRAVDVVVNASTQPEAFDWNVVSGMLASLPVIASRVGANPEIIQHMKSGILVKPEDPESLLRSMQMLRNNPEFAERLGKDAALRGRARFLPESCVQSVTAFLRRYAVAGRTHRAWPVGRSATSATDATERGLAVNINTMK; encoded by the coding sequence ATGCTGCATCAGGCTGACGAGACGGGCGAGGCGGAGCGCGGGATGTTCGACCTTTGCACGCATGCGAACTTCGACTGGAGCGCCGCCTTGTTCGCGAAAGCGTCCTGCAAGGCGCGATTCGAATCGCCGGGCAAATCCGTGGAAATCGTCGCCTCGCACGGGTTCGATACGCTGCGCGATGGCGCGGTTTTTCGTGGCGTGCTGAATTTCGCACCGAAGGCCCGCGGCGTCGTGCAGCATCTGACGAAGGCGGCCCAGGCTGCCGATGTCGTCCTCATGAGTGGGCATAGCGCCCTCGCAATGGCCGCGGGTGGCCTTGCAGGGGCTCTCGCGGGACGCCCGGTCGTCTGGTATGTGCAAGACATCATCGACGAAAAACAGGTCAGCAAGTGGGAGTTGCAGGTGCTGCGTGTCGTTTCCAAGTGGATGGTATCCGGTGTGATTTGCCACTCCCACGCGGCGAAAAAATCCTTCGTATCGCTGGTGGGCGCGAGGTCGTCCCATATCGAAGTCATTCATCCCGGTGTCACCACGGCGGCGTTCGACAGCGCCATGAGCTGTTCGAAGGCCCATGCCCGGTCGATGTTTGGTCTGCCGGAAGAGGCGTATTTGATCGGCTGTTTCGATCGCCTGTCGCCGCGCAAAGGACAGCACGTCGTGCTCGAAGCCTTGGCGAGGGATGCGGACACGCATGTGTTGATGACGGGCGAGACGGTCCCTGGTGCTGAACAGTACGCTGCCGAACTGAAGCTGAAGATCCGGGAGTTGGGTTTAACGCATCGTGTACACTTTGTCGGTCGGCAGGCCGACGTTCCTGTGCTGATGCGTGCCGTCGATGTGGTCGTCAATGCCTCGACACAGCCGGAGGCTTTCGATTGGAATGTCGTCTCGGGAATGCTGGCAAGCTTGCCGGTCATCGCGAGCAGAGTAGGAGCCAACCCGGAAATCATCCAGCATATGAAGTCCGGTATCCTGGTCAAACCGGAAGACCCGGAAAGTTTGCTGCGAAGCATGCAAATGCTACGTAATAACCCAGAGTTCGCGGAGCGCCTGGGCAAAGATGCCGCGCTGCGTGGTCGGGCCCGCTTCTTGCCGGAATCCTGTGTTCAGTCCGTCACCGCATTTTTACGTCGGTATGCCGTTGCGGGGCGCACGCACAGGGCCTGGCCGGTTGGGCGGTCCGCTACGTCTGCTACAGACGCCACGGAACGTGGATTGGCAGTCAATATCAACACAATGAAGTAA
- a CDS encoding glycosyltransferase family 4 protein, with translation MLKAVGGVIGMIKQVAKIATSCDIIYANTQKAAVVGAFAGKFARRPVVWYLHDIMTSEHFGKFQLLVIKYVSRHLLSGVVCNSVASRDALVKLTGLDPTHLPVVYNGIPAEPFDHAESEPVALLRERFRLPKDAFLVGCFSRLAPWKGQHVLLDAIARDADTHAVLVGAPFFGSEKYAEQLQQQVKRLGIEARVHFAGFQADVPRMMRAMDVVAHTSIAPEPFGRVIVEGMLAGKPVIGSKAGGVTEIIDDGRSGLLVNPDDAAALSNAITALRHDLAMAHRIAMAGQAKARASFTPAAHCRKMTEALMNHLNSPRRGASAVHMTQSGEPPEADGPER, from the coding sequence GTGTTGAAGGCCGTCGGTGGCGTGATCGGCATGATCAAGCAGGTCGCGAAGATCGCGACATCGTGCGACATCATTTACGCGAATACACAAAAGGCCGCCGTCGTCGGCGCCTTTGCCGGAAAATTCGCGCGGCGGCCGGTCGTTTGGTATTTGCACGACATCATGACCAGCGAGCACTTCGGGAAATTCCAGCTGCTTGTCATCAAATACGTTTCACGTCACCTGCTGTCCGGGGTGGTGTGCAATTCCGTGGCGTCGCGCGATGCTTTGGTGAAGCTGACGGGACTCGATCCAACTCACTTGCCGGTGGTGTACAACGGTATTCCCGCGGAGCCTTTCGACCATGCGGAGAGCGAGCCGGTCGCTCTCCTGCGCGAGCGGTTCCGGCTTCCCAAGGATGCGTTCCTGGTGGGCTGCTTCAGCCGGCTGGCGCCGTGGAAGGGGCAGCACGTACTGCTCGACGCCATTGCACGCGACGCTGACACGCATGCCGTCCTCGTCGGCGCGCCGTTCTTCGGCTCCGAGAAGTATGCAGAGCAATTGCAGCAGCAGGTCAAGCGCCTCGGTATCGAAGCACGGGTGCACTTCGCCGGATTTCAGGCAGATGTGCCGCGCATGATGCGCGCAATGGATGTGGTCGCGCATACATCGATCGCACCCGAACCGTTCGGCCGCGTGATCGTCGAGGGCATGTTGGCCGGAAAACCCGTGATTGGCTCGAAGGCAGGCGGTGTGACGGAAATCATCGACGATGGTCGCTCCGGATTGCTCGTGAACCCCGACGACGCTGCTGCTCTGTCGAACGCCATCACGGCGTTACGGCACGACCTGGCGATGGCGCATCGCATCGCGATGGCGGGACAGGCGAAAGCCCGGGCGAGTTTCACGCCGGCCGCGCACTGCAGAAAAATGACGGAAGCCTTGATGAATCACCTGAATTCGCCCCGGCGGGGCGCATCGGCGGTTCACATGACGCAATCCGGGGAACCTCCCGAGGCGGACGGACCCGAGCGTTGA
- a CDS encoding aspartate aminotransferase family protein: MTSRPVINDMSSFWMPFTANRQFKSAPRLLESAKGMYYRSSDGREVLDGCAGLWCVNAGHGREQIVSAVTAQMQTMDFAPTFQMAHPLAFKAASKVAELMPEGLDRIFFTNSGSESVDTALKIAIAYHRARGEGQRTRLIGRERGYHGVGFGGISVGGIGPNRKAYSGNLIPGVDHLPHTHNPEHNSFTQGQPVWGAHLAEDLERLIALHDASTIAAVIVEPVSGSTGVLVPPQGYLQKLREITAKHGILLIFDEVITGFGRLGKATASEYFGVTPDILTLAKAINNAAIPMGAVAAHRKIHDAIVDSSSPNAIELFHGYTYSAHPAAAAACIATLDLYRGEGLFERAAGLAPFFEKTVHALRDAPFVKDIRNLGLVAGIELESRPGAPGARAYETFVKCFEAGVLIRYTGDILAFSPPLIIDEAQIHTLFDTVRKVLATVD, encoded by the coding sequence ATGACCTCACGTCCCGTCATCAACGACATGTCCTCGTTCTGGATGCCGTTTACCGCCAATCGCCAATTCAAGTCCGCGCCGCGCCTGCTCGAATCGGCGAAGGGCATGTATTACCGCTCGTCCGACGGCCGCGAAGTCCTGGACGGATGTGCCGGCCTATGGTGCGTGAACGCCGGGCACGGCCGCGAGCAGATCGTATCGGCGGTGACCGCGCAGATGCAGACGATGGACTTCGCGCCTACCTTCCAGATGGCGCATCCGCTCGCCTTCAAGGCCGCCAGCAAGGTCGCCGAACTCATGCCGGAGGGACTCGACCGCATCTTTTTCACGAACTCCGGTTCGGAATCCGTGGATACCGCGTTGAAGATCGCGATCGCCTATCACCGCGCGCGTGGCGAAGGACAGCGTACCCGCTTGATCGGACGCGAGCGCGGTTATCACGGCGTGGGCTTCGGCGGCATCTCGGTCGGCGGCATCGGGCCGAACCGCAAAGCCTATTCCGGCAATCTGATCCCGGGCGTCGATCACCTGCCGCACACGCACAACCCCGAACACAACAGCTTCACCCAAGGCCAGCCGGTCTGGGGCGCGCATCTGGCGGAAGACCTCGAACGGCTGATCGCCCTGCACGATGCGTCGACGATCGCCGCCGTTATCGTCGAACCGGTCTCGGGCTCGACCGGCGTGCTGGTACCGCCCCAGGGTTATCTGCAAAAGCTGCGGGAAATCACCGCGAAGCACGGCATCCTACTGATCTTCGACGAGGTAATTACGGGATTCGGGCGCCTGGGCAAAGCCACCGCATCAGAATATTTCGGCGTGACGCCGGACATCCTGACGCTCGCCAAGGCGATCAACAACGCCGCCATCCCGATGGGCGCGGTCGCAGCGCATCGCAAAATTCACGATGCCATCGTCGACAGCAGTTCGCCGAATGCCATCGAACTTTTTCACGGCTATACCTATTCCGCACATCCGGCTGCCGCAGCAGCCTGCATCGCAACGCTCGACCTGTACCGCGGCGAAGGCCTGTTCGAGCGCGCGGCGGGCCTCGCGCCGTTTTTCGAGAAAACCGTGCATGCGCTGCGCGACGCGCCCTTCGTCAAGGACATCCGCAATCTCGGGCTGGTCGCGGGAATCGAACTGGAGTCGCGTCCCGGGGCGCCCGGCGCGCGGGCCTATGAAACATTCGTGAAGTGTTTCGAGGCGGGCGTGCTGATCCGTTACACCGGAGATATCCTGGCGTTCTCGCCACCGCTGATCATTGACGAGGCGCAAATTCACACCTTGTTCGATACGGTGCGCAAAGTGCTCGCGACGGTCGATTGA
- a CDS encoding PLP-dependent aminotransferase family protein, whose translation MNDFDITLDRRGTRAGAATLVEQLVRAFRDAIACKTLRAGGRLPSVRELARGQGLSTFTVLEAYGRLASMGLIVARRGAGYRVSFAGEAGQDSRGGRVTAERPSPTVWEPPALNAGWLLSDVFADHSVPIKAGCGWLPGEWINESGMHHALRAIGRVPGARLADYGQPFGFAPLRERVAEQLGSHGLPVDPGVNVLLTQGATQALDLIVRTLLRAGDTVVVEDPCYCNLLQILRLAGLRVVGVPRTPAGLDTEALERQVIAHRPTAIFINTTLQNPTGTTFGMASAFRVLQIAEHHGMWVVEDDVSRELAPAGAPLLAALEGLRRVVYVGGFAKSITPALRCGYVVAEQAVLRELARTKMAVGLTSSDIGERIVEKVIAEGRYARHLDTITERLRQDHARVEERMDAHGIELFHRPRAGLFVWGRLPIDAGAAAETATRALRDGIWLAPGSYFRLEDAPSAWFRFNVPYSLDDALWRFIGGLGGEASGASAA comes from the coding sequence ATGAACGATTTCGACATCACCCTGGACCGCCGCGGCACACGCGCCGGCGCCGCGACGCTGGTCGAGCAGCTGGTGCGAGCGTTCCGAGACGCGATCGCGTGCAAGACGCTGCGCGCCGGTGGCCGCCTGCCTTCCGTGCGCGAGCTGGCACGTGGGCAGGGACTCAGTACTTTCACGGTATTGGAGGCGTACGGCCGACTGGCGTCCATGGGCCTTATCGTCGCCCGTCGTGGAGCGGGCTACCGTGTGAGTTTTGCGGGCGAAGCCGGGCAGGACAGCAGGGGCGGTCGCGTGACTGCCGAGCGGCCATCGCCGACGGTATGGGAGCCGCCCGCGCTCAATGCCGGTTGGCTGCTGTCGGACGTTTTCGCCGACCATTCGGTGCCGATCAAGGCGGGCTGTGGCTGGTTGCCCGGTGAATGGATCAATGAAAGCGGGATGCATCATGCATTGCGCGCGATCGGTCGCGTGCCCGGGGCGCGACTCGCCGACTACGGTCAGCCATTCGGTTTCGCGCCATTGCGCGAGCGCGTCGCCGAGCAATTGGGCAGCCACGGGCTGCCCGTTGATCCGGGCGTCAATGTGCTGCTCACGCAGGGCGCCACCCAGGCGCTTGACTTGATCGTACGCACTTTGCTGCGCGCGGGGGATACCGTCGTGGTCGAGGATCCATGCTATTGCAATCTGCTGCAGATATTGAGATTGGCCGGGCTGCGCGTCGTTGGCGTGCCGCGCACGCCGGCCGGCCTCGATACCGAGGCATTGGAACGGCAGGTGATCGCGCACCGGCCGACGGCGATCTTTATCAATACCACCTTGCAGAACCCGACGGGCACGACATTCGGCATGGCTTCGGCCTTTCGTGTGCTGCAAATCGCGGAGCACCATGGCATGTGGGTCGTCGAGGACGACGTGAGCCGCGAACTGGCGCCTGCCGGTGCGCCGTTGCTGGCGGCGCTGGAAGGACTGCGCCGCGTGGTGTACGTGGGCGGGTTCGCGAAGTCGATCACACCGGCCCTGCGGTGCGGTTATGTGGTCGCCGAGCAGGCGGTGCTGCGGGAGCTGGCGCGTACCAAAATGGCCGTCGGTTTGACGTCGTCGGACATCGGCGAGCGCATCGTCGAGAAGGTGATAGCCGAAGGGCGTTACGCGCGTCATCTCGATACCATCACCGAGCGTTTGCGACAGGATCACGCAAGGGTCGAGGAGCGCATGGACGCCCATGGCATCGAATTGTTTCATCGGCCGCGGGCCGGGCTCTTCGTCTGGGGACGTCTGCCGATCGATGCCGGCGCGGCAGCGGAGACGGCGACCCGTGCGCTGCGGGACGGCATCTGGCTCGCACCCGGGTCGTATTTTCGGCTGGAGGATGCGCCCAGCGCGTGGTTTCGTTTCAACGTGCCGTATTCGCTCGACGATGCGCTGTGGCGGTTTATTGGGGGGCTTGGTGGGGAGGCGTCTGGTGCGTCTGCGGCTTGA
- a CDS encoding acyltransferase family protein, which yields MNHKKYIFLDGLRGIAALLVVILHTGKFWGWQPAHGYLAVDLFFLLSGFVIAYAYEGKLSAGLINKRQFVSIRLVRLYPIFFLSLIFSAAIAAGRAILAHYADLLTIPQISVSFILNVFFIPSPIKNNEILFPLNGLYWSLFYELLVNIIYAIVRPVLSTKLLLAIIMGAAFIVFGVATVHGDMNIGFNNDFASVVAAFGRSIFGIFLGVLMFRKKSFFLDYINNVLHVTIKPAFAFLGIVAIMIMPDFSSLNALSDVLAVIFFFPLLVLHCIEGTTKRWGRAMLILGAASYPAYVLQAPFAALAYFGIGKGVVEKHAPFYGMVFLFFLIIASVALEKKFDIPLRQWFSARYIKKSNNSKRTDEQSSS from the coding sequence ATGAATCATAAAAAGTATATATTTCTCGACGGCCTGCGAGGCATTGCAGCTCTGCTGGTTGTGATTCTTCATACCGGGAAGTTCTGGGGATGGCAACCTGCTCACGGATATCTCGCCGTTGATCTATTTTTTCTACTCAGCGGGTTTGTTATAGCTTACGCATACGAAGGAAAGCTAAGTGCTGGTCTAATAAATAAGAGACAGTTCGTTTCTATTCGACTGGTGCGGTTATATCCAATATTTTTCCTGTCATTAATTTTCTCGGCAGCGATTGCCGCCGGGCGTGCAATTTTGGCACACTACGCTGATTTGCTGACAATTCCGCAAATTTCTGTATCGTTTATATTGAATGTTTTTTTTATTCCGTCACCCATAAAAAATAATGAAATATTATTTCCTCTTAATGGCCTATATTGGTCTTTATTTTACGAGTTGTTGGTAAACATAATTTATGCAATTGTGCGACCAGTTCTAAGTACAAAACTGCTTCTTGCGATAATTATGGGTGCAGCTTTTATTGTCTTTGGTGTTGCAACGGTGCATGGTGATATGAATATCGGTTTCAATAACGATTTTGCTTCGGTTGTTGCCGCATTTGGTCGATCAATATTTGGAATATTTCTTGGTGTTTTAATGTTTAGGAAAAAAAGCTTTTTTCTAGATTACATAAATAATGTTTTGCATGTCACCATTAAACCGGCTTTTGCTTTTTTAGGTATAGTGGCGATTATGATAATGCCAGATTTTTCATCATTAAATGCATTGTCGGATGTGCTTGCTGTTATATTTTTTTTCCCGTTATTGGTATTGCATTGCATTGAAGGAACGACAAAGCGCTGGGGACGGGCAATGCTTATTTTGGGAGCGGCAAGTTACCCAGCTTACGTACTGCAAGCACCTTTCGCTGCTCTTGCCTATTTTGGAATTGGTAAAGGTGTGGTCGAGAAGCATGCACCATTTTATGGAATGGTTTTTCTTTTTTTTCTGATTATAGCATCTGTTGCTCTGGAGAAAAAATTCGATATTCCACTTCGCCAATGGTTTTCCGCGCGGTATATTAAAAAATCAAATAATTCAAAGCGCACTGATGAACAATCATCATCATAG